TTATAGAGATATGGGATATAACGTTGCAATAATGGCTGATTCAACATCACGTTGGGCAGAAGCGTTAAGAGAATTATCTGCACGTCTAGAAGAAATGCCTGCTGAAGAAGGGTTCCCTTCTTATCTTCCTTCTAGAATTGGTCAATTTTATGAGAGGGCAGGCTTAACAGAAAATTTAAACGGTACAAGTGGTTCTTTAACGATAATAGGTGCTGTATCACCTCCAGGTGGAGATTTTTCGGATCCTGTAACTCAAAATACTACCCGATTTGTTAAGTGCTTCTGGGGGCTGGATAGGAACTTAGCTTATGCTCGACATTACCCTTCAATAAATTGGATTACCAGTTATAGTGGATACGCTGAAGATTTAAAAGAATGGTTTACAAAAAATATATCAGATAATTGGGATCACTATAGAAGAAAAGCCATGGAACTTTTGAGTCAAGACGATGCTTTACAACAAACTATAAAAATCCTTGGAGAAGATGTTTTACCAGATAACCAAAAACTTATAGTATCTATTGCAAGGATAATAAAAATTGGGATTTTACAGCAAAGTGCTTTTAGTGACGTTGACTCATACTGTCCTTTAGAAAAACAATTTCGGCTTCTTAAAATTGTTATTGATGTTTACAATAAAGCAACCGATTTTATCAAAAAATCGGTAGCTTTCACAAAGGTTTTACCTGCGGAAATAGTGTCCAAATTGTTAACTATGAAAGAGGAAATAAAAAATACCGAAGAATTTTATAACTTTGAAAATTTAATAAACAAACATTTTGAAGATCTTGAAAGGGAATATAGTAATTAAGAGGTGAAAAATGCCAATAAAAGAATACCAAGAGATTTCTGAGATTAGAGGATCTCTTATTATAATTGAAAACACAAAAAATATCGGATACAACGAAGTTGTGGAAATAGAACAAGGCAATGAAAAAAGAATGGGAACGGTTATAATGGTTGATGAGAATATGGCTGTAGTCCAAGTTTTTGAAGGGACACAAGGTCTTTCTTTAAAAAATGCGAAAATTAAATTTTTAGGGAAACCTCAACAGATTAATCTGTCTCCTGACATTTTAGGAAGAACTTTTAATGGTTTAGGAAAACCAATAGATAATTTAGGAGAAATACTTCCTTTAAAAACAGCAGATATTAACGGTTCAGCTATAAATCCTGTTTCTCGAACGTATCCAAGAAACTTTATTCAAACAGGAATTTCCGTAATTGATATAATGTTGACTTTAATCATTGGACAGAAGCTACCCATATTTTCAGGAAATGGATTATCACACAACAGATTGGCAGTACAAATTGCCAAGCAAGCTAAATTAACGATTCAAGAAGACTTCGTAGTTGTGTTTGCTGCTATAGGATTGAAGAAAGACGATGCAAATTTTATAATTAAAAGTTTCGAAGAAAGCGGAGCAATTAAAAATATGGTTGTATTTCTCAATTTAGCAAGTGATCCGGTAGTTGAAAGAATCGCAACTCCGAGAATAGCTTTAACAGCAGCTGAATATCTCGCTTTTGAACTTGGTAATCAGGTGCTGGTTATTTTAAATGATATGACTAATTATTGTGAAGCTTTGAGGGAACTATCAAATTATAAAGGTGAATTACCTGGAAGAAAAGGATTTCCCGGCTATCTTTATTCAGATTTGGCTTCTCTTTACGAACGAGCCGGAATAATAAAAGATAAGATTGGATCGATAACTCAATTGCCTATTTTAACGATGCCAAATGATGATATAACTCACCCTATTCCAGATTTGACAGGGTACATTACCGAAGGCCAAATAGTTTTATCGCGTGAGCTTTTTAGAAAAGGCATATATCCTCCTATAAACAGTTTAACTTCTTTATCAAGATTAATGAAAGATGGAATTGGTAAAGGATATACAAGAGAAGATCATCCTTCTGTAGCTTCA
This genomic interval from Petrotoga sp. 9PWA.NaAc.5.4 contains the following:
- a CDS encoding V-type ATP synthase subunit B, translating into MPIKEYQEISEIRGSLIIIENTKNIGYNEVVEIEQGNEKRMGTVIMVDENMAVVQVFEGTQGLSLKNAKIKFLGKPQQINLSPDILGRTFNGLGKPIDNLGEILPLKTADINGSAINPVSRTYPRNFIQTGISVIDIMLTLIIGQKLPIFSGNGLSHNRLAVQIAKQAKLTIQEDFVVVFAAIGLKKDDANFIIKSFEESGAIKNMVVFLNLASDPVVERIATPRIALTAAEYLAFELGNQVLVILNDMTNYCEALRELSNYKGELPGRKGFPGYLYSDLASLYERAGIIKDKIGSITQLPILTMPNDDITHPIPDLTGYITEGQIVLSRELFRKGIYPPINSLTSLSRLMKDGIGKGYTREDHPSVASQLFACYSRVFEIRSLASIIGEDDLSEIDKLYLKFGEEFENTFLNQGFEEERSLEESLNIAWQVLSIFPDSELTRIEKEYIEKYYVKK